In Rickettsia endosymbiont of Gonocerus acuteangulatus, the following are encoded in one genomic region:
- the istB gene encoding IS21-like element helper ATPase IstB yields the protein MQNLFNDLRSFRLSGIVNSLNERIIYAQNNKLGFKEFLSLLCEDEKSNRKDNNYRRRKSAAKLPVTKNLEDFDFNFQPSVDAKVISDLSTCDYINTKGNVIFIGDSGTGKTHLAIGLALKALTREYSVYFTTVSDMLYNLHIARADNSYHKKVKLLLSFDLLILDELGFKQLPKHSVEDFFNIIAKRYENKSTIITTNKDFEKWNEIFADEVLTHAIIDRVVHHAHILNIKGKSYRINNYKSGGNMA from the coding sequence ATGCAGAACTTATTTAATGACCTACGAAGCTTTAGATTATCAGGTATAGTCAATAGTTTAAATGAAAGGATTATTTATGCTCAAAATAATAAACTAGGATTTAAAGAATTTCTATCACTATTATGTGAAGATGAAAAATCTAACCGTAAGGATAATAATTACCGTCGCCGTAAAAGTGCTGCTAAATTGCCGGTAACTAAAAATTTAGAAGACTTTGATTTTAATTTCCAACCAAGTGTTGATGCCAAAGTAATAAGTGATTTATCAACTTGTGATTATATTAATACTAAGGGAAATGTAATATTCATAGGTGATTCAGGAACTGGGAAAACTCATCTTGCCATTGGGCTAGCATTAAAAGCTTTAACACGAGAATACTCTGTATATTTTACTACGGTATCGGATATGCTTTATAATTTACATATTGCAAGAGCAGATAATAGTTATCACAAAAAGGTTAAATTACTCCTATCGTTTGATTTATTAATTCTTGATGAGCTCGGGTTTAAGCAATTGCCAAAACATTCAGTAGAAGACTTTTTTAATATTATTGCTAAACGATATGAAAATAAATCTACCATTATTACCACAAACAAGGATTTTGAAAAATGGAATGAAATATTTGCTGATGAAGTATTAACTCATGCAATTATTGATCGAGTGGTACATCATGCTCATATACTAAACATAAAAGGTAAAAGTTATCGTATTAATAACTATAAATCTGGAGGTAATATGGCATAA
- the istA gene encoding IS21 family transposase, with the protein MYTTIITLYKQGNSQRNIAKLTRTDRKTVRKIINRYVEAGTESPAIYERSSVLDFWHEKIIELLEKNLSYIRIFEELKNQGYTSSYTSLTRYIKKYKIKDNSCIRFHTLAGEEAQVDFGDIGLQYNSKGRRVKAYVFNMRLSYSRLDYYEVVFDQSCQTWIQCHINAFNYFAGSPKVIKLDNLKAGVVDANFYEPVYQKEYKCLADHYGILLSPCRVYQPQEKGKVESGIKYVKNNFFAGRKFDRYEELTNGLANWLNKANSRIHGTTKRIPRELFEQEERSSLIPLPLETFDLSSWHNRKVAKDCHITIDNNYYSVPAKYIYSEVMVQLSPKLVQIFSIQNDLIARHVRTEGKGIFTTNPSHYAKYKRLCPGFIEYSEHYQQQMQQIGNNCSLLLESLQQTRVNDWQRCARGIISLRKVYNDDLIDKACHRALHYGISSYSKIKNILNSNAVNLPLPEFGGNNAELI; encoded by the coding sequence ATGTATACAACAATTATCACCCTTTATAAACAAGGCAATAGTCAAAGGAATATTGCCAAACTAACAAGAACAGACCGCAAAACAGTACGAAAAATAATAAACCGCTATGTAGAGGCTGGTACAGAATCCCCAGCAATCTATGAACGATCTTCAGTTTTGGATTTTTGGCACGAAAAAATAATTGAGTTATTAGAAAAAAATCTGAGTTACATAAGAATTTTTGAGGAGTTAAAAAATCAAGGTTATACAAGCAGTTATACTTCTTTGACCCGTTATATCAAAAAATATAAAATTAAGGATAACAGTTGCATTCGTTTTCATACTTTAGCAGGAGAGGAAGCACAAGTAGATTTTGGTGACATAGGCTTACAGTATAATTCTAAAGGGCGTAGAGTTAAAGCATATGTATTTAATATGCGTTTAAGCTATAGTCGCCTTGATTATTATGAAGTAGTGTTTGATCAAAGTTGTCAAACATGGATTCAATGTCATATCAATGCATTTAATTATTTTGCTGGTAGTCCAAAAGTAATAAAACTTGATAATCTTAAAGCTGGAGTAGTAGATGCCAATTTTTATGAGCCAGTATATCAGAAGGAATATAAGTGCTTAGCCGATCATTATGGAATTTTACTTTCTCCTTGTCGAGTGTATCAACCGCAAGAAAAAGGCAAAGTTGAGTCGGGAATAAAATACGTTAAAAATAATTTTTTTGCTGGTCGTAAATTTGATAGATATGAAGAATTAACAAATGGTCTTGCAAATTGGTTAAATAAGGCCAATAGCCGAATACATGGTACTACTAAGAGAATACCTAGAGAACTGTTTGAGCAAGAGGAAAGAAGTAGTTTGATTCCTTTACCATTAGAAACTTTTGATTTGTCATCTTGGCATAATCGAAAAGTAGCAAAAGATTGTCATATTACCATAGATAATAATTATTACTCTGTACCAGCAAAATATATATACAGTGAGGTAATGGTACAATTGTCCCCAAAACTTGTTCAAATATTTTCTATACAAAATGATTTAATAGCAAGACACGTTAGAACAGAGGGCAAGGGGATATTTACCACTAATCCGTCTCATTATGCTAAATACAAACGTCTATGCCCAGGTTTTATAGAATATAGTGAACATTATCAACAACAAATGCAGCAGATAGGGAATAATTGCAGTTTATTATTAGAATCATTACAACAAACAAGAGTGAATGATTGGCAACGTTGTGCACGAGGTATCATTTCTTTACGTAAGGTTTACAATGATGACTTAATAGATAAAGCCTGTCATAGAGCACTACATTATGGTATAAGTTCTTACTCTAAAATTAAGAATATTTTAAATAGTAATGCAGTAAACTTACCATTACCAGAGTTTGGAGGTAATAATGCAGAACTTATTTAA
- a CDS encoding IS630 family transposase (programmed frameshift) codes for MAKAYSYDLRIRVIKSLTDGKTIKETSEIYSISRKTIIEWKKLKKQTGDVKAKSGYHTGHRRIIRDIEGFKKFIELNFDKTTMELANNWSQKVSASTISRLLNKLGYSYKKTFLHPKRDIGLRNEFILKLKTIDKQDLVFIDESGIEDNSCREHGWSIIGQRCYGEKVYQHKSRISMIAGLCVKDIIAPIIFDGTCNKDIFETYVQEILIKELKAGQIVVMDNINFHKSTKVKTLIESVGCSILFLPTYSPDLNPIEHYWFKIKNEIRKTISNFEHFFDAVYYALKKSLPYCHCQLKRDQ; via the exons ATGGCAAAGGCATATTCATACGATTTAAGAATACGAGTAATAAAAAGTTTAACAGATGGTAAAACAATAAAAGAGACTTCAGAGATATACTCTATTAGTAGGAAGACTATAATAGAGTGGAAAAAATTAAAGAAACAAACTGGGGATGTCAAAGCAAAAAGTGGTTATCATACAGGACATCGTAGAATAATAAGAGACATAGAGGGATTTAAAAAATTTATAGAATTAAATTTTGATAAAACCACCATGGAGCTAGCTAATAACTGGAGTCAAAAAGTATCTGCAAGTACGATATCAAGATTGCTTAATAAATTAGGTTATAGTTAT AAAAAAACTTTTCTTCATCCCAAAAGGGATATTGGTCTAAGGAATGAGTTTATATTGAAACTAAAAACTATAGATAAACAAGATTTAGTATTTATCGATGAGTCTGGGATAGAAGATAATAGCTGTAGAGAACACGGGTGGAGCATTATCGGTCAAAGATGTTATGGTGAAAAGGTCTATCAACATAAATCACGGATTAGTATGATTGCTGGGCTGTGTGTCAAAGATATTATTGCCCCAATAATATTTGATGGGACATGTAATAAGGACATTTTTGAAACTTATGTACAAGAGATATTGATCAAGGAATTAAAGGCTGGTCAGATAGTAGTAATGGATAATATTAATTTTCATAAAAGTACAAAAGTGAAAACGTTAATTGAATCTGTTGGTTGCAGTATTTTATTTTTACCAACTTACTCTCCTGACTTAAATCCTATTGAGCATTACTGGTTTAAAATCAAGAATGAAATAAGAAAAACTATTTCTAATTTTGAGCACTTTTTTGATGCTGTTTACTATGCTCTTAAAAAATCACTACCTTATTGTCATTGTCAATTAAAAAGGGACCAGTAA
- a CDS encoding IS630 family transposase (programmed frameshift), which translates to MARAYAIELRLRVIKAVEAGIRISKVSKLFNVSRDTIYKWKKLKDKQGTLEAATGYQKGHSHKIKDSESFKEFFKANMNKTSKELAKQWGNIASVTILRQIRKLGYSYKKTHFHPKRDIKLRNEFIAKIQTITKDKLVYLDESGIEDNACKEYGWSIIGQRCYGEKVYQHKFRISMIAGLCNGNLIAPVIFEGNCNTEVFKTYIRDVLITELQPGQTVIMDNINFHKNSKVKELIESVGCTILYLPTYSPDLNPIEHYWFKIKNEIRKVVGDFETFYDAVFNTIKLSVS; encoded by the exons ATGGCACGAGCATATGCAATAGAACTAAGACTAAGAGTTATAAAAGCTGTAGAAGCAGGGATACGAATAAGTAAGGTAAGTAAATTATTTAATGTAAGTCGTGATACTATATATAAATGGAAAAAATTAAAAGATAAGCAAGGTACTTTAGAAGCAGCAACTGGTTATCAGAAAGGACATAGTCATAAGATAAAAGATTCAGAATCTTTTAAAGAATTTTTTAAAGCTAATATGAATAAAACATCAAAGGAGTTAGCAAAGCAATGGGGTAATATTGCATCTGTAACTATTTTAAGACAAATCAGAAAACTTGGCTATAGCTATAAA AAAACTCATTTTCATCCGAAAAGAGATATTAAATTAAGAAATGAATTTATAGCAAAGATACAAACCATCACAAAAGACAAATTAGTATATCTTGATGAATCTGGAATAGAGGATAATGCTTGCAAAGAGTATGGATGGAGCATTATAGGACAAAGGTGTTATGGAGAAAAGGTGTATCAACATAAATTTAGAATAAGTATGATAGCTGGTCTTTGTAATGGTAATCTTATTGCTCCTGTAATATTTGAAGGTAATTGTAATACAGAGGTCTTTAAAACTTATATTAGGGATGTATTAATTACAGAATTACAACCTGGGCAAACCGTTATTATGGATAACATTAATTTTCATAAAAATTCTAAAGTTAAAGAGTTAATTGAATCCGTTGGTTGTACCATATTGTATTTACCAACTTACTCTCCTGATTTAAATCCTATAGAGCATTACTGGTTTAAGATAAAAAATGAAATTAGGAAAGTTGTAGGAGATTTTGAAACATTTTATGATGCTGTTTTTAATACTATTAAATTGTCAGTATCTTAA